The following proteins are encoded in a genomic region of Oncorhynchus masou masou isolate Uvic2021 chromosome 32, UVic_Omas_1.1, whole genome shotgun sequence:
- the LOC135527064 gene encoding uncharacterized protein LOC135527064 → MDSVLPELTCLICYEILNDPHQFPCGHSYCLSCIHSMRCHNNYSCPECRREFTDNSDIVRNYRLANIANTFRKHQQRTEGKSVTGASETSGVSWLQLMIILLTIIALLKVYFLWKIADEDYRMQLEIRPSDLPNQVTQHDGLFLPRVIWTLVSLLSLLLQILWLPLWVLWWFASTLLSLICLCVEFIMSCLLQVFVWLCNATYFTFNVLVYVCGIVYILNLEGRPT, encoded by the exons ATGGACAGTGTTCTGCCGGAGTTGACTTGTCTTATCTGCTATGAGATACTAAATGATCCCCACCAGTTCCCATGTGGACATAGCTACTGCCTGTCCTGCATCCACAGCATGAGGTGCCACAACAATTACAGCTGTCCTGAATGTCGAAGAGAATTCACAGACAACAGTGATATCGTCAGAAACTATAGGCTGGCTAACATTGCCAACACATTCCGCAAACATCAACAGAGGACTGAGGGTAAAAGTGTTACAGGGGCCTCTGAG ACGTCTGGTGTGAGCTGGTTACAGCTGATGATCATACTCCTAACAATTATTGCCCTCT TAAAAGTGTACTTCCTTTGGAAGATCGCAGACGAAGATTATCGGATGCAGCTGGAAATCCGCCCTTCAGACCTCCCAAACCAG GTTACCCAGCATGATGGTCTCTTTCTGCCAAGAGTGATCTGGACACTCGTGTCTCTACTCTCCCTGCTCCTCCAGATCCTTTGGCTCCCCCTATGGGTGTTGTGGTGGTTTGCCTCCACACTATTGTCACTGATATGTTTGTGTGTGGAGTTTATCATGTCTTGCCTCTTACAGGTTTTTGTTTGGTTATGCAATGCTACATATTTTACATTCAATGTCCTTGTGTATGTTTGTGGTATTGTTTACATTCTGAATTTGGAGGGTAGGCCTACCTGA